Proteins encoded by one window of Sphingomonas ginkgonis:
- a CDS encoding CDP-alcohol phosphatidyltransferase family protein, translating into MSARERLRRIAAAQDLPFEAGAADTLILANLAFVFDPSWLAWLRNRPGTVLTRGGVPVLAHVAERDRARVSHAMESGGEAPAGLEEMPAEREEGIFNEALRKRERPFAERLVPENVPAIERATYVGAYKGVTDLLTKYLWPEWAFWLTRLAARVGLSPNGVTAIGSLLCIVATIAFWNGWFWSGLAVGLVFMVLDTVDGKLARCTITSSKLGNAWDHGVDLVHPPFWWWAWATGCAAYGRPLSDETFWLVIAAMLFGYVAQRLIEGAFIVRFKMHIHVWERFDSQFRLVTARRNPNMVILFAGLLVGRPDWGIVAVAAWTMLSLVVHLVRLLQAMGRGRRGEPIVSWLA; encoded by the coding sequence ATGAGCGCACGCGAGCGGCTGCGGCGGATCGCCGCGGCGCAGGATTTGCCTTTCGAAGCGGGCGCCGCGGACACGCTGATCCTTGCCAATCTCGCGTTCGTCTTCGACCCGTCGTGGCTGGCCTGGCTGCGGAACCGGCCAGGCACTGTGCTGACGCGTGGCGGCGTTCCGGTGCTGGCTCATGTGGCGGAGCGTGATCGCGCGAGGGTGAGCCATGCCATGGAGAGCGGCGGCGAGGCTCCCGCGGGGCTGGAGGAAATGCCGGCCGAGCGCGAGGAAGGGATTTTCAACGAGGCGCTGCGCAAGCGCGAGCGGCCATTCGCCGAGCGGCTGGTGCCGGAGAACGTGCCCGCGATCGAGCGCGCGACCTATGTCGGCGCCTACAAGGGCGTCACGGACCTGCTCACCAAATATCTCTGGCCGGAATGGGCCTTCTGGCTGACCCGGCTTGCCGCCCGGGTCGGTCTCTCGCCCAACGGCGTGACCGCGATCGGCTCGCTGCTGTGCATCGTCGCCACTATCGCATTCTGGAACGGATGGTTCTGGAGCGGGCTGGCGGTGGGTCTCGTCTTCATGGTGCTCGACACGGTCGACGGAAAGCTCGCCCGCTGCACGATCACCTCGTCCAAGCTCGGCAATGCCTGGGACCATGGGGTCGACCTTGTTCACCCACCCTTTTGGTGGTGGGCGTGGGCGACCGGCTGCGCCGCTTACGGTCGGCCGCTGTCGGACGAGACCTTCTGGTTGGTGATCGCCGCCATGCTGTTCGGCTATGTCGCGCAGCGGCTGATCGAGGGCGCCTTCATCGTTCGCTTCAAGATGCACATCCACGTCTGGGAGCGGTTCGACAGCCAGTTTCGGCTGGTCACCGCGCGGCGCAATCCGAACATGGTGATTCTGTTCGCTGGGCTGCTGGTCGGTCGTCCCGACTGGGGGATCGTCGCGGTCGCGGCGTGGACGATGCTGAGCCTTGTCGTCCACCTCGTCCGCCTTCTGCAGGCGATGGGGCGCGGCCGGCGGGGCGAGCCGATCGTCAGCTGGCTGGCCTGA
- a CDS encoding lipopolysaccharide biosynthesis protein → MGEPSTASDQPRVSGVRAAVRNLGWLLAGRGVVAVLSLLYLGIATRTLGVTDFGRFALVTGAAQSLGVLVGFQTWQVVVRYGIDHRSRGDEAALGRLYRACMLLDAVSAIVGVVAAVLIIVVWRDELGITPALLRDTIVLMVAELVSLRSAALGVLRLNDRFGHATAADSVTPLGRMLGALAAALFAPDLHGFLWAWAVAEVATAAAYWLLLGRSGDLSLAFGAPFSLALVRRENPQFGRFLVSTNIASTLGLATKQLPLLFVGGFVGPAAAGGFRLAAQLAQALAKLSQLISRAAFPEVVRAVRGVTGSALRGVLNRLFWASAAAGFVILLLVALVGRPGLVLVGGNHVYGEAYPLLLWLAAAGAIDLAVVAFEPVLLAVNRSGSAVASRGAGVALQLLLMVWLLPRIGAEGASIGVFAASLLGALLLGLNVLRFARAADGSEVRPAS, encoded by the coding sequence GTGGGCGAACCTTCGACAGCATCGGATCAGCCGCGCGTCAGCGGGGTTCGCGCGGCGGTGCGCAACCTCGGCTGGCTGCTCGCCGGCCGCGGCGTGGTGGCGGTGCTGTCGCTTCTCTACCTCGGCATCGCGACGCGGACGCTCGGGGTCACCGACTTCGGCCGCTTCGCGCTAGTCACCGGCGCGGCGCAGTCGCTCGGCGTGCTGGTCGGCTTCCAGACCTGGCAGGTGGTGGTCCGCTACGGCATCGACCATCGTTCTCGCGGTGACGAGGCGGCGCTCGGCCGGCTGTACCGCGCCTGCATGCTGCTGGATGCTGTCAGCGCGATCGTCGGCGTGGTCGCGGCGGTGCTGATCATTGTCGTCTGGCGCGACGAGCTCGGGATCACCCCGGCGCTGCTGCGCGACACGATCGTGCTGATGGTCGCCGAACTGGTCTCGCTCCGCTCCGCCGCGCTCGGGGTGCTCCGGCTCAACGACCGATTCGGTCACGCTACCGCGGCCGACAGCGTGACCCCGCTGGGGCGGATGCTCGGCGCGCTCGCCGCGGCGCTGTTCGCGCCCGACCTCCACGGCTTTCTCTGGGCCTGGGCGGTAGCGGAGGTGGCGACCGCCGCGGCCTACTGGTTGTTGCTCGGGCGCAGCGGCGACCTGTCGCTGGCGTTCGGCGCGCCGTTCAGCCTTGCCCTGGTCCGCCGTGAAAACCCGCAGTTCGGACGCTTCCTCGTCAGCACCAACATCGCCTCGACGCTCGGCCTCGCCACCAAGCAGCTGCCGTTGCTGTTCGTCGGAGGGTTCGTCGGGCCGGCCGCCGCTGGCGGGTTCCGGCTGGCCGCGCAGCTCGCGCAGGCGCTTGCCAAGCTGTCCCAGCTGATCAGCCGTGCCGCCTTTCCCGAGGTCGTGCGTGCGGTCCGCGGGGTGACCGGGTCCGCGCTGCGCGGGGTGCTCAACCGCCTGTTCTGGGCCAGCGCGGCGGCTGGGTTCGTCATTCTCCTGCTCGTCGCGCTGGTCGGCCGGCCGGGTCTGGTGCTGGTCGGCGGCAACCATGTCTACGGCGAGGCCTACCCCTTGCTGCTGTGGCTTGCGGCGGCCGGCGCGATCGACCTCGCGGTGGTCGCGTTCGAGCCCGTGCTGCTCGCCGTCAATCGGTCCGGCAGCGCGGTCGCCAGCCGTGGTGCCGGCGTAGCGCTGCAGCTGCTGCTGATGGTCTGGCTCCTGCCGCGGATCGGCGCGGAGGGCGCGAGCATCGGAGTCTTCGCGGCCTCGCTGCTCGGTGCGCTGCTGCTGGGCCTCAACGTCCTCCGCTTCGCCCGCGCAGCGGACGGGTCTGAGGTCAGGCCAGCCAGCTGA
- a CDS encoding DUF4402 domain-containing protein, with translation MGSWRQRVCCWPAAAVLLLAGVPAYAATISVSATASVVKPLVLTRKSDLNFGTIVLPQVAAASSVSISQAGVVSCGAGLSCAGAPAAATLNVQGTNKMVVLISTAASQLVNQSDGSRISFTPSAPASVTLTSSGVPGNDFNVGGRIDLPATTTGGLYSGTIQVTVDYQ, from the coding sequence ATGGGAAGTTGGCGCCAGCGTGTCTGTTGCTGGCCGGCTGCGGCGGTGCTGCTGCTGGCCGGGGTGCCCGCCTATGCCGCGACGATCAGCGTCTCGGCCACCGCCTCGGTGGTGAAGCCGCTGGTCCTCACCCGCAAGTCCGACCTCAACTTCGGCACCATCGTCCTGCCGCAGGTCGCTGCCGCGAGCAGCGTGTCGATCAGCCAGGCGGGGGTGGTCAGCTGCGGCGCCGGGCTCAGCTGTGCCGGCGCACCCGCTGCCGCGACCCTCAACGTTCAAGGCACCAACAAGATGGTCGTGCTCATCAGCACGGCGGCCAGCCAACTCGTCAACCAGAGCGACGGCAGCAGGATCAGCTTCACGCCCAGCGCACCCGCGTCGGTGACCCTGACCAGCTCGGGTGTCCCAGGGAACGATTTCAACGTCGGCGGCCGGATCGACCTTCCGGCGACGACCACCGGCGGGCTCTACAGCGGAACCATCCAGGTCACGGTCGACTACCAGTAG
- the purT gene encoding formate-dependent phosphoribosylglycinamide formyltransferase, translated as MLLGAGELGREFAIAAKRLGCRVIACDRYDDAPAMQVADAGEVFSMLDGAALRAAVEKHRPDVIVPEIEAIDTATLVALEQEGWRVAPSARAAQLTMNRDGIRDFAARELGLTTSQYRFAESREEAVAAAEFIGLPVVVKPVMSSSGKGQSTAATLDEVGAGWDHAVSNMRGDRPRVIVEQFIRFDSEITLLTVATRNGVLFCPPIGHRQEGGDYRESWQPAALSPAVVESAQRQAETVVRALGGQGLFGVEFFIAGDQAIFSELSPRPHDTGMVTLIGQSPNEFELHLRAILGLPIPAIESAGPAASAVVLADRESVSFGFEGVAEALSLGSAAAPVDVRLFAKPRTLKNRRMAVALARAKSVEEAKALAVAAASRIRLVYS; from the coding sequence ATGCTGCTCGGCGCCGGCGAGCTCGGCCGCGAATTCGCCATCGCCGCCAAGCGGCTCGGCTGCCGGGTGATCGCCTGCGACCGCTACGACGATGCGCCTGCGATGCAGGTCGCTGACGCGGGCGAGGTCTTCTCGATGCTCGACGGCGCGGCGCTCCGAGCGGCGGTCGAGAAGCACCGTCCAGACGTGATCGTTCCCGAGATCGAGGCGATCGACACCGCGACCCTGGTTGCGCTGGAGCAGGAGGGATGGCGGGTCGCGCCTTCAGCCAGGGCCGCGCAGCTGACGATGAACCGCGACGGGATCCGAGACTTCGCGGCGCGCGAGCTTGGCCTCACCACCTCGCAGTACCGGTTCGCCGAAAGCCGCGAGGAGGCGGTCGCCGCGGCGGAGTTCATCGGGCTCCCGGTCGTGGTCAAGCCGGTTATGTCGAGCAGCGGCAAGGGCCAGAGCACCGCCGCGACGCTGGACGAGGTTGGTGCCGGTTGGGACCATGCGGTTTCCAACATGCGCGGCGACCGCCCGCGGGTAATCGTCGAGCAGTTCATCCGCTTCGACAGCGAGATTACCCTGCTGACCGTCGCTACCCGCAACGGCGTGCTCTTCTGCCCACCCATCGGCCACCGCCAGGAAGGCGGCGACTATCGCGAGAGCTGGCAGCCGGCGGCGCTCTCCCCGGCCGTGGTCGAGAGTGCCCAGCGACAGGCCGAGACGGTCGTTCGCGCGCTCGGCGGACAAGGGCTGTTCGGTGTGGAGTTCTTCATCGCCGGCGATCAGGCGATCTTCTCCGAACTCAGCCCGCGCCCGCACGACACCGGCATGGTGACGCTGATCGGACAGAGTCCGAACGAGTTCGAGCTTCACCTCCGCGCGATCCTTGGCCTGCCGATCCCGGCGATCGAAAGCGCCGGCCCCGCCGCCTCCGCGGTGGTGCTGGCCGACCGGGAAAGCGTTTCGTTCGGCTTCGAGGGGGTCGCCGAGGCGCTCTCACTCGGCAGCGCTGCCGCACCGGTCGATGTACGGCTGTTCGCCAAGCCGAGGACGCTGAAGAACCGGCGGATGGCTGTCGCGCTCGCCAGGGCCAAGTCGGTCGAGGAAGCCAAGGCGCTGGCGGTCGCCGCGGCCAGCCGTATTCGCCTGGTCTATAGTTAA
- a CDS encoding peptidylprolyl isomerase — translation MRLFFAASALGLLAAAPAPAPSKDQTPTDIVNAAPVAAWRAIPADDLMLIDFEGGGQAIVQLAPDFAPVHVANIRAFARGGYWTGATVYRVQDNYVTQWGTNDDKKGFPAGVVAKPPREYERPVRGLAPVSLPYPDSYAARVGYWHGWPLAWDPRRGMANLTHCYGMVGVGRDLYPDTGAAGELYTVIGQATRQLDRNIALAGRVVEGMTLLSALPRGTEALGMYKEGTVARRIVRVRLASELPTHERPSFEYLDERSPSFAAYVAKRANRKDAFYEVPIGGVDLCNAPVPVRRTPAQAAR, via the coding sequence ATGCGCCTGTTCTTTGCCGCGTCCGCGCTGGGCTTGCTTGCTGCCGCTCCGGCCCCGGCCCCGAGCAAGGATCAGACCCCGACCGACATCGTCAACGCCGCACCGGTCGCCGCCTGGCGCGCCATCCCCGCCGACGACCTGATGCTGATCGACTTCGAGGGCGGCGGGCAGGCGATCGTCCAGCTCGCGCCCGACTTCGCACCAGTCCATGTCGCCAACATCCGGGCGTTCGCTCGCGGCGGCTATTGGACCGGCGCGACAGTCTATCGGGTGCAGGACAATTACGTCACCCAATGGGGAACCAACGACGACAAGAAGGGATTTCCGGCCGGCGTCGTGGCCAAGCCACCGCGCGAGTATGAGCGGCCGGTCCGCGGCCTGGCGCCTGTCTCGCTCCCCTATCCCGACAGCTATGCCGCTCGGGTCGGCTACTGGCATGGCTGGCCGCTCGCCTGGGATCCGCGGCGCGGCATGGCGAACCTCACCCACTGCTACGGCATGGTCGGTGTCGGGCGCGACCTCTATCCCGACACCGGAGCGGCGGGCGAACTCTACACAGTGATCGGACAGGCGACCCGCCAGCTCGACCGCAACATCGCGCTCGCCGGGCGGGTTGTCGAGGGCATGACCCTGCTGTCGGCCCTGCCGCGTGGGACGGAGGCACTGGGCATGTACAAGGAGGGAACAGTTGCCCGGCGCATTGTCCGGGTGCGGTTAGCCAGCGAACTGCCGACACACGAGCGGCCGTCGTTCGAGTATCTCGACGAGCGAAGCCCGAGCTTCGCCGCCTATGTCGCCAAGCGGGCGAACCGGAAAGACGCGTTTTACGAGGTGCCGATCGGCGGCGTGGACCTGTGCAATGCGCCGGTGCCCGTCAGGCGGACACCGGCACAAGCGGCACGCTGA
- a CDS encoding ABC transporter permease yields the protein MSAALRLARRDLAGGAGGLWLLFACLLLAVAGLASVTSLASAIGATIDGKSRDLLGGDLLLVTSQREATTEELAAMRRLGPVSGSATLRAMLRTARGDASLVELSGTDRPWPAAGSVSFVAGGMPLDGGTAAIGRDLAERFGLQPGAAVRIGNADLRVSGVIDQMPSAAGFALAPPVLVTRDGLAATGLLQPGSLYSSAYRLRLPDGADGQALGKAFQARFPDGGWRASDRGDAAQGMRRFTDRTAQLLLLIALGALGIGAIGISSAVAAFAASRRPTIAILKIHGASRRTLLLMLLGEVGLLGVGAIVGGLLLGALAPELVGRAAAGLLPVVPDPHPQWRALGLSALVGALATLAAAWAPLARAAGDPPATVLRGAVETATGRGHLLVPLVAGLGAVGIAVLQTSDHRFALEVVAAALFLALLFAGLGRLIARGARAVSHRGSPVARLGLAALHRPGAATVRLSVALGLGLALLIALAGTGASILAELRTTVPAKAPALFLLDIPAAGQQRFAGLAQRLLPSAELRLVPSLRGPVTAVNGTPVSQMHDIPEGAWILNGDRGLTFARTLPPGNRVVAGGWWPANYSGPPLISLDVAAATALKLKVGDTLTVSVLGRPIVARIASLREIDWRSLGFNFAIIFAPGTLEQAPYTMMATVAPGPHVSTLAFERQVASDFPMVSAIRVGDVVERVTAILTALEVAIRLATALAILIGIVVLAGAVAATRRERQREAVLLKLVGASRGQVLAAQLVEFATMSGVIALAAFGLGAFAAWLLVVKLFDFGFEPGWGELVLLPLAGVALAILVAMAAAWPALRARPAEALRSL from the coding sequence GTGAGCGCCGCGCTGCGGCTCGCCCGGCGCGACCTTGCGGGGGGCGCCGGCGGCCTCTGGCTGTTGTTCGCCTGCCTGCTGCTGGCGGTCGCCGGCCTCGCCAGTGTCACCAGCCTCGCGAGCGCGATCGGCGCAACCATCGACGGCAAGAGCCGCGACCTGCTCGGCGGCGACCTGCTGCTGGTCACCAGCCAACGCGAGGCGACGACGGAAGAGCTGGCGGCGATGCGGCGCTTGGGCCCGGTCAGCGGCAGCGCGACGCTCCGGGCCATGCTCCGCACCGCGAGGGGCGATGCCTCGCTGGTCGAGCTGAGCGGGACCGACCGGCCCTGGCCGGCGGCCGGGTCGGTCAGCTTCGTTGCCGGCGGGATGCCGTTGGATGGTGGAACCGCCGCGATCGGGCGCGACCTTGCCGAGCGGTTCGGCCTTCAACCCGGCGCCGCGGTGCGGATCGGCAATGCGGATTTGCGGGTCAGCGGGGTCATCGACCAGATGCCCTCGGCAGCGGGTTTCGCGCTTGCCCCGCCAGTGCTGGTCACCCGCGATGGGCTGGCCGCCACCGGCCTGCTCCAGCCTGGTAGTCTCTATTCCTCCGCCTACCGGCTGCGGCTACCCGACGGCGCCGACGGCCAAGCGTTAGGCAAGGCCTTCCAGGCCCGCTTCCCCGATGGCGGCTGGCGGGCAAGCGACCGCGGTGACGCAGCGCAGGGCATGCGGCGCTTCACCGACCGGACCGCCCAACTACTGCTGCTGATCGCGCTCGGCGCGCTTGGCATTGGCGCGATCGGCATCTCGAGTGCGGTGGCGGCCTTCGCGGCGAGCCGGCGACCGACCATCGCCATCCTCAAGATCCACGGAGCGAGCCGGCGGACCTTGCTGCTGATGCTTCTTGGCGAGGTCGGCTTGCTGGGCGTGGGTGCGATCGTCGGCGGGCTGCTGCTCGGCGCGCTCGCGCCGGAACTGGTCGGGCGCGCCGCCGCCGGACTGCTGCCGGTGGTCCCGGATCCCCACCCGCAATGGCGCGCGCTCGGCCTCTCCGCGCTGGTGGGCGCGCTGGCGACCCTCGCCGCGGCGTGGGCGCCGCTCGCCCGCGCCGCCGGCGACCCTCCCGCCACGGTGCTGCGCGGGGCGGTCGAAACCGCGACCGGACGCGGTCATCTCCTCGTTCCACTGGTCGCCGGATTGGGCGCGGTCGGGATCGCGGTGCTGCAGACGAGCGACCATCGCTTCGCTCTGGAAGTGGTCGCCGCGGCGTTGTTCCTCGCCCTGCTGTTCGCGGGGCTCGGCCGGCTGATCGCGCGGGGCGCTCGTGCGGTGTCGCACCGGGGAAGCCCGGTCGCGCGTCTCGGGCTCGCCGCGCTGCATCGCCCGGGGGCCGCGACCGTGCGGCTGAGCGTCGCGCTCGGGCTTGGCCTGGCCCTGCTGATCGCGCTGGCGGGAACGGGCGCGAGCATTCTTGCGGAGCTCCGCACCACCGTCCCGGCCAAGGCTCCCGCGCTGTTCCTGCTCGACATCCCCGCTGCCGGGCAGCAACGCTTCGCCGGGCTGGCGCAGCGCCTGCTGCCGAGCGCCGAGCTCCGCCTCGTCCCATCGCTTCGCGGACCGGTGACCGCGGTGAACGGAACCCCAGTCAGCCAGATGCACGACATCCCGGAGGGCGCCTGGATCCTCAATGGCGATCGCGGGCTGACCTTCGCGCGCACCCTGCCACCCGGCAACCGCGTGGTCGCGGGCGGATGGTGGCCGGCGAACTACAGCGGGCCGCCGCTCATCTCGCTCGACGTCGCGGCTGCGACTGCGCTCAAGCTCAAGGTCGGCGACACGCTCACCGTCTCCGTGCTCGGCCGACCGATCGTCGCCCGGATCGCGTCGCTGCGCGAGATCGACTGGCGCTCGCTCGGGTTCAACTTCGCGATCATCTTCGCGCCTGGGACGCTCGAGCAGGCTCCTTACACGATGATGGCGACAGTCGCGCCTGGGCCGCATGTCTCGACCCTTGCCTTTGAAAGGCAGGTGGCATCTGACTTCCCGATGGTCAGCGCGATCCGGGTCGGCGACGTCGTCGAACGGGTCACCGCCATCCTGACCGCGTTGGAGGTGGCGATCCGGCTCGCTACCGCGCTCGCCATTCTGATCGGCATCGTCGTCCTGGCCGGAGCGGTCGCGGCGACCCGCCGCGAACGGCAGCGCGAGGCCGTGCTGCTCAAGCTGGTCGGCGCGTCTCGCGGCCAAGTGCTCGCCGCCCAGCTGGTCGAATTCGCGACGATGAGCGGGGTGATTGCGCTGGCTGCCTTCGGGCTCGGCGCGTTCGCCGCCTGGCTGCTGGTGGTAAAGCTGTTCGACTTCGGGTTCGAGCCCGGCTGGGGCGAACTGGTCCTGCTTCCGCTCGCTGGTGTGGCGCTCGCGATCCTGGTCGCGATGGCTGCCGCTTGGCCTGCTCTTCGCGCCCGGCCGGCGGAGGCGCTGCGCTCGCTTTAG
- a CDS encoding ABC transporter ATP-binding protein, with protein sequence MAEPLIDARDLNLTLGRGDVRTEILHGVNLALQPGETVAVLGASGSGKSSLLSIVAGLERPDGGSIRVLGEDLASLGEDQLARLRGRSIGVVLQAFHLLPTMTALENVAVPLELSGAANPFARARDELVAVGLGHRASHYPAQMSGGEQQRVAIARATAGRPRLLLADEPTGNLDEATGKAIIELLFDRASAAEAGLLVITHDPAVAARAGRILRMADGRLSEA encoded by the coding sequence ATGGCCGAACCGCTGATCGACGCTCGCGACCTCAACCTGACTCTCGGTCGCGGCGACGTCCGCACCGAGATCCTGCATGGCGTCAATCTCGCGCTCCAGCCAGGCGAGACCGTCGCCGTGCTTGGCGCCTCGGGATCGGGGAAGAGCAGCCTTCTTTCGATCGTCGCTGGTCTCGAGCGGCCGGACGGTGGTTCGATCCGGGTTCTCGGCGAGGACCTCGCCTCGCTCGGGGAAGACCAGCTGGCGCGCTTGCGTGGCCGTTCGATCGGGGTCGTGCTCCAGGCCTTCCATCTCCTCCCGACCATGACCGCGCTCGAGAATGTCGCGGTGCCGCTCGAACTGTCCGGCGCGGCAAATCCGTTTGCGCGGGCCCGAGACGAGTTGGTGGCAGTCGGTCTTGGTCACCGCGCTAGCCACTATCCGGCGCAGATGTCGGGCGGCGAGCAACAGCGGGTGGCGATCGCCCGCGCGACCGCTGGCCGTCCGCGGCTGCTGCTCGCCGACGAGCCGACAGGCAACCTCGACGAGGCGACCGGCAAGGCGATCATCGAACTGCTGTTCGACCGCGCTTCGGCCGCCGAGGCGGGGCTCCTCGTCATCACCCACGATCCCGCCGTCGCGGCACGCGCCGGGCGGATCCTGCGCATGGCCGACGGCCGGCTGAGTGAGGCGTGA
- a CDS encoding arylesterase, with the protein MLRTLSALLLLAGASPVAAAPPRPLILAFGDSLTAGYGLGPGLGFAPQLQATLRRNGVAATVADGGVSGDTSAAAQARLGWTLQGLPRKPDLVIVELGANDMLRGLDPQVTAKNLDAILAELKRRNIRVLLAGMLASRNLDPGYRARFEPIYPSLAKRYDARLYPFFMDGVAQNRALLQGDGMHPTLRGVQTVVTRILPMVTATLKD; encoded by the coding sequence ATGCTTCGGACCCTTTCCGCCCTGCTGCTGCTCGCCGGTGCCTCGCCGGTCGCGGCAGCCCCGCCCCGTCCCCTGATCCTCGCCTTCGGGGACAGCCTCACCGCGGGCTATGGCCTGGGTCCGGGCCTCGGCTTTGCGCCGCAGCTGCAGGCGACGCTCCGGCGTAATGGGGTCGCTGCCACGGTCGCCGACGGCGGCGTGTCGGGGGACACGAGCGCGGCAGCGCAGGCGCGGCTGGGCTGGACCCTGCAGGGCCTCCCGCGGAAACCGGACCTGGTGATCGTCGAACTCGGTGCCAACGACATGCTGCGCGGGCTCGACCCGCAGGTCACCGCGAAGAACCTCGACGCGATCTTGGCCGAACTGAAGCGCCGCAACATCCGGGTTCTGCTCGCGGGCATGCTGGCGTCGCGCAATCTCGATCCCGGCTACCGCGCCCGCTTCGAGCCGATCTACCCATCGCTCGCCAAGCGCTATGACGCGCGGCTCTACCCCTTCTTCATGGATGGTGTCGCGCAGAACCGAGCGCTGCTGCAAGGCGACGGAATGCATCCGACGCTACGCGGCGTTCAGACGGTAGTGACCCGGATCCTGCCGATGGTCACCGCGACGCTGAAGGACTAG
- a CDS encoding PilZ domain-containing protein, which yields MIRARIAEDRGGPERRRSERLPVDIEAKLRELGTAGSEARVVNISETGFMAEVDEDFEVGARVWLMLPGRERANAVVRWTAAGKLGAEFTDPLPADSLPPSAD from the coding sequence ATGATCAGGGCGCGCATTGCGGAAGACCGGGGCGGGCCCGAGCGGCGGCGTTCCGAGCGGCTCCCCGTCGACATTGAGGCCAAGCTCCGGGAATTGGGCACCGCCGGCAGCGAGGCGCGGGTCGTCAACATCTCCGAGACGGGGTTCATGGCCGAGGTCGACGAGGACTTCGAGGTCGGCGCGCGGGTCTGGCTCATGCTTCCGGGTCGCGAACGCGCCAACGCGGTCGTCCGCTGGACCGCCGCGGGCAAGCTCGGGGCCGAGTTCACCGATCCGCTGCCCGCCGACAGCCTGCCACCCTCGGCGGACTAG
- a CDS encoding L,D-transpeptidase family protein, which produces MRKLFLLAAAGTVLPAVTAVAQTQVTPSGQVLPRRPSISAPVVTPRPVAPVAAQPVPDELAPTPDPTLPPATNAVPVPAPLDLPPPPWNPRDAAELLSFVNQLGAEGLSPADYDPATLSAALRAGNPLQLNKAATDTFRKVARDLALGHVRMDSRQDWHVKDPDLDGDRLSLLLATALDQHSVTATLRGLLPTHPQYGALKAALALTPATDTNKLNRIRLNMDRWRWLPRDLGQKYIIVNVPSFYATLVENGQTRWKQRAIAGAIKTKTPQLNALATGVILNPWWEVPPSISGEVSGKKGFVAVKGKDGKVQRWRQPPGPSNALGQLKFVMPNQYNIYLHDTNARSRFNSEVRALSHGCVRTQHVVDLATELLGDDNGEWTGDRVQATLASGKSVQASFVKPVPVYIVYFSSAALNNGDIVDYSDLYKRDGLVISALLNKGGSSMVAKKAEDATKAKDNQERAKEAADSRQTALR; this is translated from the coding sequence GTGAGGAAATTGTTTCTGCTGGCTGCGGCCGGCACCGTCCTGCCAGCTGTCACGGCGGTCGCCCAGACTCAGGTGACGCCGAGCGGGCAGGTGCTGCCACGTCGCCCGTCGATAAGCGCGCCCGTGGTCACCCCGCGCCCCGTCGCGCCGGTTGCCGCGCAGCCGGTGCCCGACGAGTTGGCGCCGACCCCCGATCCGACCCTGCCGCCTGCGACCAATGCCGTCCCGGTACCGGCCCCGCTCGACCTGCCGCCGCCGCCATGGAATCCGCGCGACGCGGCCGAACTGCTGAGCTTCGTCAACCAGCTCGGCGCGGAAGGCCTCTCGCCCGCCGACTATGACCCAGCGACGCTTTCCGCGGCGTTGCGGGCGGGCAATCCGCTCCAGCTCAACAAGGCGGCGACCGACACTTTCCGCAAGGTCGCGCGTGACTTGGCGCTCGGCCATGTCCGGATGGACTCGCGGCAGGATTGGCACGTCAAGGATCCGGACCTCGACGGCGACCGTCTCTCGCTCCTGCTCGCCACCGCGCTCGACCAGCACAGCGTGACCGCGACGCTGCGCGGACTGCTGCCGACCCATCCGCAATATGGGGCGCTGAAGGCTGCGCTGGCGCTGACCCCGGCAACCGACACCAACAAGCTGAACCGCATCCGCCTCAACATGGACCGCTGGCGCTGGCTGCCGCGCGATCTCGGGCAGAAGTACATTATCGTCAACGTGCCGAGCTTCTACGCGACGTTGGTCGAAAACGGGCAGACCCGCTGGAAGCAGCGGGCGATCGCCGGCGCGATCAAGACCAAGACGCCGCAGCTCAATGCGCTGGCGACCGGCGTCATCCTCAATCCCTGGTGGGAGGTTCCACCCTCCATCTCGGGCGAGGTCAGCGGCAAGAAGGGGTTTGTCGCGGTCAAGGGCAAGGACGGCAAGGTCCAGCGCTGGCGCCAGCCGCCGGGACCGTCGAACGCGCTCGGACAGCTCAAGTTCGTGATGCCCAACCAGTACAACATCTATCTGCACGACACGAACGCGCGCAGCCGCTTCAACAGCGAGGTCCGCGCGCTCAGCCATGGCTGCGTGCGGACCCAGCATGTCGTCGATCTCGCCACCGAGCTGCTCGGTGACGACAACGGCGAGTGGACGGGCGACCGGGTGCAGGCGACGCTCGCCAGCGGCAAGTCGGTCCAGGCGAGCTTCGTCAAGCCGGTGCCGGTCTATATCGTCTACTTCAGCTCGGCCGCGCTCAACAACGGCGACATCGTTGATTACAGCGACCTCTACAAGCGGGACGGGCTGGTGATCTCCGCGCTGCTCAACAAGGGCGGGTCGAGCATGGTCGCCAAGAAGGCGGAGGACGCGACCAAGGCCAAGGACAATCAGGAGCGGGCGAAGGAAGCGGCCGACTCGAGGCAGACCGCCTTGCGCTGA